A single Candidatus Zixiibacteriota bacterium DNA region contains:
- a CDS encoding ATP-binding cassette domain-containing protein, whose protein sequence is MNSASPILKVNNLCRTINIQNQPKSIIDNFSFEFKKSTIYNIIGASGSGKSSLLRLLNRLDEPTGGQIIFDGKDYREYPPCSLRQKIGYLFQVPYLFQGTIYDNLKYANPKLTEENISELAAHTRIDDKLLTSNVENLSIGEKQRVSLARILTIEPVVMLLDEPTSALDPANTAAIENLIKNIALNKRLAVIMVTHDPQQALRMGGEALLLDEGKLAEWGTCEDVINNPQTEIGHHYKNKGLK, encoded by the coding sequence TTGAATTCAGCCAGCCCAATACTAAAAGTAAATAATCTATGCAGGACTATCAATATCCAAAATCAGCCGAAATCAATAATCGATAATTTCTCTTTTGAATTTAAAAAGTCTACGATATACAATATAATCGGCGCCTCCGGGTCGGGGAAATCATCACTGCTGCGTCTTCTCAACCGCCTTGATGAGCCTACTGGCGGACAGATAATATTTGATGGCAAAGATTATCGGGAATACCCGCCCTGCTCACTGCGCCAGAAAATTGGCTATTTATTTCAAGTTCCCTACCTTTTTCAGGGGACAATCTATGATAATCTTAAATATGCAAATCCAAAATTAACAGAAGAAAATATTAGCGAACTGGCTGCGCATACACGTATCGATGATAAACTGTTAACATCCAACGTTGAAAATCTTTCAATCGGCGAAAAACAGCGCGTATCTTTAGCCAGAATTCTAACGATAGAACCAGTAGTCATGTTATTAGATGAGCCAACGTCAGCCCTCGATCCGGCTAATACGGCGGCGATTGAAAACTTAATTAAAAATATCGCCCTCAATAAAAGATTAGCCGTTATTATGGTTACTCATGACCCCCAACAAGCGCTTAGAATGGGCGGCGAAGCTCTTTTATTGGATGAAGGCAAACTGGCTGAATGGGGAACGTGCGAAGATGTAATAAACAATCCGCAAACTGAAATAGGCCATCATTATAAAAACAAGGGATTAAAATGA